In Coprococcus phoceensis, the genomic stretch TGCAATCGCTATAATAAAGACGTAGCAGACAGATGAAATGAGATTCGTTCACAGGAGGAATTTGTATGCGTCAGTATAACATTCAGGAGACAAAAGAAGTAACAAAAATTATTTGTAATAAATGTGGGAAAGAAATTGCTGTAGAAAACGGAATGGCAAAAGAAGATACGCTTTCTGTGCAGAAACGGTGGGGGTATTTTTCGGAAAAGGACAATGAAGTGCATGCGTTTGATTTGTGTGAGGCGTGCTATGACGAACTGATTTCGAATTTTCGAATTCCGATAGAAATAGAGTAGAGATAGGAGAATCAGATGTTAGATGTTTGTTTATTGGGAAGCGGTGGGATGATGCCGCTTCCATATCGGTGGCTTACGTCATTGATGACAAGATTTAATGGAAGCAGTCTTTTGATTGACTGTGGGGAGGGCACTCAGATTGCCATAAAAGAAAAGGGATGGAGTTTTAAACCAATCGATGTGATTTGTTTTACACATTATCACGGCGATCATATCAGCGGGCTTCCGGGGCTTTTGCTTACAATGGGAAATGCAGACCGGAAAGAGCCGTTGACCCTTATCGGGCCGAAAGGATTGGAACGGGTTGTGACAGCGCTGCGTGTCATCGCGCCAGAGCTTCCTTTTGAGATTAAATTTATAGAGATTACACAGCCGGAGCAGACATTCGAATTGAATGGCTACCGGCTAAAAGCATTTCGGGTGAATCATAATGTGGTGTGTTATGGGTATACGATAGAGATTGACAGAGCTGGAAAATTTGATTTGGAGAGAGCGCTTTCGCAGGAGATTCCAAAACAATATTGGAAACATTTGCAAAAAGGAGAGACAATCGAG encodes the following:
- a CDS encoding ribonuclease Z, with product MLDVCLLGSGGMMPLPYRWLTSLMTRFNGSSLLIDCGEGTQIAIKEKGWSFKPIDVICFTHYHGDHISGLPGLLLTMGNADRKEPLTLIGPKGLERVVTALRVIAPELPFEIKFIEITQPEQTFELNGYRLKAFRVNHNVVCYGYTIEIDRAGKFDLERALSQEIPKQYWKHLQKGETIESDGKTYTPEMVLGAPRKGLKLTYCTDTRPTNSIRENAKGSDLFICEGMYGEKEKAAKAIEYKHMTFYEAATLAKEAEVEEMWLTHYSPSLTKPEEYMEDVRAIFPNAKAGKDRMSVELAFEEE